GATTAACAGATCGAGTGATGAAGGCTTGCAGACTAGCAATGAAGTTGAATTAGAGTTTGAAGACTACTATTATCATAGGagttttattttgaatattatcAAGTATGAACAAATTAGGAATTAAAGTAGGTAGATTTAAGTTTATTTTGCATACTAGCTACATACACTTAAAAATTATTGTTATATCATACTTTAAAACTTATGTTGCGTTTTATTGTTGAATATTAATTTTATCATATAGTTGTTTTGAATTAAATATGAGATTTATGAGTATCAGTATTTTtaacaaatataaatataatatcatAATATTAAAAGCAACTTTATAGGGGACAAAATATGAGGATGTGAGGACGAAAATTATTCTTATTCAATTTTTATCAGGGGACGACTATTGTCTCTTTAATAGTAAGGGATGACTATGATCTTTATAATTGGGGACAAGTATTGTCCCCTTTAAATAGGGATGAATGTCGCCCCCTTTTAATAGGGGGACGATTATGGTCCCCCTTGAGTTTTATCCAAAACTAGGGATGAGCGTCATCCCCCTTTTATAGGGGACGATTATGGTCCCCCTTAAGTTTGGACGAAGGGGACAACATTCATCCCCATATAGGGGGACGACAGTCATCTCCATGTTCGGGGATGACTATGATTGTCGTCCCCATATTAGGGACAACTATTGTCCCCATATTGGGGACGACTATCGTCTCTTTTTTCAGGGATGACATTATGATTTGTCATCCCCTATAGAATAGGGTACAAAGGTAAAGAGGACAACAGGTGCGGAAGATTAATGTCGTTCCCTATACCTTTGGGGACGATTATTCATAGTTTTGGGGACAATTTTATGTGTCCCCTATACTCACTTTTTTTGTAGTGtcacttggtgcatgatgtttgcagatgatatagttctgatagatgagacacgagaagaagtcaatagaaagctagagctttagaaAAGTACTCTAAAGTCAAAAGGTTTTAAGTTAAATAGAATGAAGACAGAATGCGTGCATTGCAAATTCAGTGAAGGCTGAACTGGTGATAGGaaatgagttagtttggatggagtggtactaccccaaagtaatcactttaaatatctcgactcaatccttcaagtagatgggggatgtgaagaggatgttagtcatagaattaaagccggatggttgaagtggagaagtgccacgggagttttatgtgatcgcaaaattctcaataagttgaaaggaaagttTTACCATACAGTCATACGACTGGTcatgttatatgatagtgagtgttgggtactgaaggagtcgtatgtgtctaagataagagttgcgaagatgagaatattaaggtggatgagtggtcatactaaactagataaatTCCATAattagagtattagagaaaaggtagaagcagtgccaattgaggataagttgagagaagggagattgaggtggtttggtcatatgaagcgtagacatacggaggctctagttagacaagtagagcacattaggttagatgatagaaagaaaagaaaaggtagacctaaactgacttggaggagagtagtacaacataacttagaagcattacatattttcgAGGATATAACACAAAATTGTTTAGAATGGAAaaagagaatctatatagccaactccaaattcttgggataaaggtttagttgagttgagttgtaattTCTCAAATTGCCAAAGTAAATTAAAAACCTAAAACAATGGAATTGATATTATGGAACtacaataaaaaatttattggaCAGTTATGAATAAATATCTAAGTTGGTACTGAATTAATAAATACTATTGATCGAGAAGAAATTGTTGTATGCTCCTTGAGCACATAccctttttatataaaatattcaatAAATAAATATCTAGATTCAAACTTTTTTTTAACTATGTGGATTCAAACCTCTAAGCCAAAGACCTTAGATGAATAAAAAATCCATTTACttgtgaaagaaaaaaaaaataataaaataaaaagaaaatagttttttattgtaattaGCTTATCTTAATAATTAGCTCTAATAAAATCCAACCTGAAACTCGATTTGCTAACTAATGCTGAACTTAATTAAAAGCGAAATCCACAGTCCAAAGCACGATGAACACACAGTAATACACCACTGTTGAATTAGCACAATAGAGCTAGCCAGTTTATTCATTTCTCAAGCATGGAGCCGAAGTCCACAGCTCTAATACACTTGGGGTGCACCTCATATCCACAGTCAAGGCACTGGTAAGCCCAACCAGACCCTTGCTCATCACAATCACAGCATATAAAAGGTCCTCCACCAGTTTCTTGGCATACCAAAGTGAGCTCATGCTTATGCCCTGCATGGTACTCTGATCTTGGCAGGTTTTTAGCCTCTTCATCCATCTGTTTCTCTAGTAAGTCCACTTTTGCTTCCGTGAAAGGGTAAGCGTTTTCTTGGTACAAGTTGATTAGGCTTCTCCCGTGCTTGGTAATAGTTTTACCATCAGGGCCTAAAATTATCAAACAAGGGATACCCTGCACATCAAAATGCTTGGTTAGGCTTTTGACGGTAGGGTCTCCAAAAGGTAATGCCAGCCATGGCATGGTATTGAAGTAAGAGTCGAATCCTGGTTGATCACAATCACTTGACACAAACACAATCTCAAAATCCTCATCATTAGCATTTGGGGTCAGCATCTGCTTGATCTTGTGGTAGATAGAGACAAGCTTGGGAGTGAACTTGACGCCTGGGCGACACCATTGGGCTGAGAAGAAAAGTCCAACCGTTTTGCCAACCAATGAATCAACTGGCACCTGCAATAtgtcaaacaaaaataaaatatttctattTCTGGGGTGATGGGAATTTTATAAAGCTTGCCTGCTACTTAAAATCAACATTGCCTCATCAACCGTGATCAAATTTCAATTTCAAGTAGGCAGAGGTAGAGACTCGCCTGTTTAGGTGCAGGATGACCGAAAAGATAGTCTC
This is a stretch of genomic DNA from Hevea brasiliensis isolate MT/VB/25A 57/8 chromosome 12, ASM3005281v1, whole genome shotgun sequence. It encodes these proteins:
- the LOC110655930 gene encoding probable nucleoredoxin 2, whose product is MSLEEDYRNLKQSAEAKINGEAENNISRNRFSSLLVSKDRNFLLSPDGTKVEVSELEGKVVGLYFSANWYPPCRNFTQILIDAYEHLNSNGCNFEVVFVSSDEDLNAFNNYRALMPWLSIPFSDLETKKALDRKFNVEGIPCLIILQPKDNKDEATLQDGVEILYRFGVQAFPFTKQRLQELELQEREKHECQTLTNLLTINDRDYLFGHPAPKQVPVDSLVGKTVGLFFSAQWCRPGVKFTPKLVSIYHKIKQMLTPNANDEDFEIVFVSSDCDQPGFDSYFNTMPWLALPFGDPTVKSLTKHFDVQGIPCLIILGPDGKTITKHGRSLINLYQENAYPFTEAKVDLLEKQMDEEAKNLPRSEYHAGHKHELTLVCQETGGGPFICCDCDEQGSGWAYQCLDCGYEVHPKCIRAVDFGSMLEK